The Ascochyta rabiei chromosome 3, complete sequence genome segment GGCAGAAGAAGCACTCAAGATGCTGGGCGACACCCGCTCAGAAACACAGCGCCAGCTCGCGGCTGCCTACGAAATGAAGCACATGGCCGACACCCAGCTCGACACGGCCCGAGACGGCTTCAAGCGCATGACCGAGGGTTACGAGAAGAAGATCAAGCACATCAGCGAGAGCATGAACGAACTGCGGAAGCAGCGCATCCAAGACGCCGATAAGATCAAGCGGCAAGCCGTTGTCAGCGACCAGCTACACCACGAAATGTCGCGGACCACACGAACCGAAGGCGCCCTGACCGACATGATGGCCGCCTACAAGAAGGAACACCGAATAGAGATGGACCACTTGGTCCAGGAAGCACAAAGACTCAAAGCCGCTCTTCCCGCCAAAGAGCGCGCAGCGGACCAGTTGGTGCACTCGATGGAAGAGACACGAGACAAGATGCGCTGGGTCATcacgcagcagcagcgtcaACAAGAGCAGCGACAACAAGGGTACAGATAGGCTGCGTCTCCGAGCTCGTCGTTGCACCTGCCAAATGAAGAGAACACGAAGAAGCCTGTTGATGCAAAAGATGCGTCCTGGGCGCGGTTCTTCACAGCCAAGCGGCGGCATCAACATCAAGGCAGATAGCCTGCACCCCACCGACACACGAAACGACTGTCATGACACATTTTGCATTAGAAATTGGGTCCGGACGAGATCCTGGGCAGGCGTTTACAGCATTGGGTGCGACGCATGGCGCTTTCTTGGCACCGATCAGGTTATGACTGGAGTTGAATGGCATGTTCCTTCCTTGATTACTTCGAGCACATGGTATTTGGGTCCAGTGAGATACCCGCGAACGCGCGCATGCGTTGTTTTATCCAGCCTATTCATTGCTCATTGTGCTTGCTGTTCTTTGTGAGTGTTTTTTGTGCTGAGACTCAGATCTAGGCGCTCAGTCCCACAATAATCTTGTGCCTGGCTCTGGAGGGTGACTAAGCAGGGAAAGAACACAAAGGGACACTTTTGTCACTTCTCGGTCTCGTGACGTGCAGCATCCACTTCAGTATCTTCGCCACAGTATGATCAAAGACTCTCTCCGTCCAGGCACAGCATCTACTCGACCACATCAGAGCAAGTCGCAAAGTGGAGGGTCTGGGTGAATCATTCGTCTACTGTATCGTACAGGTCCAACTTTTAATCGTAAGCAAGCGCTGCCCCTGATGTTGCCACATCTTAACTCCAATCCAGTAAATGCAAACAATGTTCCGCCCGGGCTGAAACGCAGCAGATCCTTCAAACCATAACCAATATTCGCCGCTGGATCCGAAGTCAAGAGAAACCCGAGTATGAGAGAGCGCCTGGTGTCCATTCGAACACTAGTCGACGAATCAGCGAAACGTCACAAACTACTCTGCAGTCCATGCGTACCGGAAGAAGATGGTCGTTCTAGTTGACCGGTGTGCCGCACTGCGGACAGCATTTTCCGGGAATGACCCATACGGTGTCTCCACGTTCCAGGCAAGCGGGGCAGCGACGTCCAGGAACCTGACACGGTCAATACAAGTGCTAAGCAATCGCAACACAGAAGGACGACATACCGGCATGGTGGTGATGCCTTCGATTTCGTAGATGCACGGGATAGCGAACCTGTCGATGGAAGAGCGCAGGCACATTGCAGTCCAGTTCGTGGAGGTTGGGCCCGATATCTAAGTCGGCAAGTAAGGGCAGTTGCGTTTGTGGATGAGAGAGTTAACGCTAGCGAGCGGAGTGAAGCTTGTTGATGGAATATCGGCGTGAGGGAGGACGATACTTTATACGTACAACAGCCGCCTTCCAGACAGCAATACGGTAACGGCTGCTATCGCTAATCTGGCTCTGCACCCTGCAGCGCACACGCTTGTGGCGCCTTACCCTGATGCACAATATCGGGGTTGAGAAGTCATTTCCTCATGTACCTCCACTATGCGAAGGAGGAGGATCATTGTGTACCGTTCTCCCAAGTACCGGGGATGTTTGCACCTTCTGGTCCCACTATCTCGCATGGAATGTGTGGCCGGATATATGTCAACAGATCCCGTCAACACGTGAAAGTGGACAGTTGCTTTTTCTCCTTCCAAAACGCTCCGGCATCTGACCGATGCCTGCAGTGGAGCATTCGAGATTGACAGGGGTGTCTTTGCGTTTCCCGGTCCACGGAGCATGCAGCCGGCGCATTCTCACATCTTCGCTGCTACCTCCAAAAGCCTTTGTCGGCCAAACTTAATAACACAACCGCACGGTAGACACATGACCTGAACCCTCCCAAGTCTCGGTGTACGATCGAACACAGCCATCGCAGTAGATGTCCGTCTCACAGTAGGACCATCGCGCTCGCTCGTCGCACGGCTGCAGATCACCCCAAGCCTCATCTGGATTGGCCTGCGGAAGCTAGAGGGCAGCAAGGCTGCAAAGTCGACGAAGAGATCTATCGTTTTCTCGGAGTTGACGCTAATGCAGCCACCACACTACGCGCGCGACGATTACTCCCTGCAAACACCATGCAAGCACACACGAGCCCCTTCATCCATTCAATCGACTAGCCACTGCCTCGAACGCATTCCTTTGCCGCCGAGCAGGAAACCCCCCTCTACACATACAAATTCAGACTGCTGTGCAAGTCCTCTACCGTCTGCAGTGGCCCCTTTCGCCAGATCTGGCACATGTGCACGACTGTATCACAGGCTACTCTGGTCACGTACCATACACTCACACTGTGTACAGTGGTGCCTATTGGATTCTGCCAAGTCGCTCTACCCCGGCTGATCCGCACAAGAGGAACTCGTCATTTCTGCCATTCTTGGGTGCATGCGCGAGTCATTGCCCACATCCCCACTACAGCGCATAAACGGTTTGCAATGAACGTTTGCGTACGATCAGACATCAGGTGCCTGACCTTGCTAGTGCTGTTAGCGCTGCGGGGGTCAGCTTCCGGCTCCGCGAGTAGACCATCCGCCTTCCCCTAGGCAAGGCTACGATCGATACGATGAAACGATGGAATGCATGTAGACTTGCGGTACAAGGCGGGAGCGGCGACTAAGACCGCAAGGGTGCCATCTTGGAAGAGGAGTTACTATTCTGATCCTGCGTCTGCCAATTTGCAACATGGCAACCATCCGCGAATAACATCTTCCAGCTCCTGAAGCGGACCGGTACTCGCAACTGACGTTGTGGAACTCAGTGATCCTTACCACGATCATGGCAGTATCAAGCTCGACGTGCATAGCCAACCTGGTTTTCCTCAGCCTTGCAGCTGGCACCGCGGCCTATGAGCCGGCCAGGACAGTCGGGTCCTTGCAGGGCTTCACAACAAACACAACGGTGCCACAGACAACGACAACCTTGACGGGCCGATTGTTTGTTGGTCTTCCAGTATCCGTAATCAGGACAAATATACcgctcttctctcttctgGCCAGTCGGACGCCGACGCATCGATTTGGATGTGCCATACTCTCGGATTCACTGCTTGGTCAGCCCGGATTCCATCGGCGTGTGTTGACTTACCGGGCTCGTGGAAGGTTGTATCGAAGAAACAGCGAATGAGCAGCAGCCGTGGGCTGGTTGCACTGTGCGATTTGCCTTGCAAACAACGTGGCGTTATCCTTTGTCGGACTAGTTAAAGCAAGGGCATCTCCGTTTGCCAGACCCTCTCTGGTACCCAAGATGTATACCTCTCACCCATCCACCTGTTTGACGAGAAGCGTTGGCTATGATGGCATCCCCACCTCGGGATACCGGATCAATCCTCAGCTAGCTAAATATCAATCTCCCCTACTTGATCGGACCGACTGCGAAGTTGGAGCAACGTTACATGTTCAGAGCAACTGTCGGTGTGCGTAGTGGCTACGAAAACAGAACTGCACTTTGTCACTGCCAGGATACGACGCACATACAGAGAACTGACGGCATACGCAAAGCATGCCGTAGGCCTCTACTGATGAGAAGCGGCCAGATAGACCCGATGTTCAAAATTACACAGCCCAGGAACGGTACGCGTAATGTCCACATCAAGCTTCGAGCCTTTCCTCGATATGCTGGACGCGCTGCGATACTGTACGACAACAGACTATTCGAGACATCAAAAGCGAGGCTTGGTCGCACCATGCTGCCACGATAGGCTACTGGTGTAGCTTCGAAATACGCGGTGAGAGCAGCCACCCTATGGTGATCGCAAGACTCACATGGTCTTTGTCGAATCTCGAGGCACGCAGATCAAGCTCTACACGATCGACACTCTCTCTAGAGTACAAGGTTGGTTGAATATTTGCCGTTCTCATTTTCGGGAAGATCATTCAGGGTATCCAGACTGTGCCACCTCAATTCCTTTGTAGCAAGCTTCGCTCCACCAGGGCTAGGTCAGCAACTTATTCCGGAGATGCTGGGTCTTGGGTCATTGTATCTGTTCAGATCTGTTTGACTTGCGTGTTGGCGGCCGAGCTGGCACCACACGCATCCCACTGTGCCGAACATGTACACCGCGATGTCCGGGCTGGATGGTTACACAACAATACTATCGCTGTGTGGTACGAGCATCTTCCCATCTCTGACCGCTTAGTCGTCTCGGCATACAGCTGCACAACAAGCAAAGACGTCTTGTACTGACGATCATCAAGATCACGAGATGAATATTCGGTTCCCGGCATACATCAGAAACCACGTCTTCTCAGCTGCTAATTCCTCTGTACAACGACGCAGTACTAGCAACTTCAAGACATGGATCTACCCACGGCAATACAACCTGCTAACAAAAGCCCGTCAGTCAGCCATCCGTCTTGGTCAGCGGGAGCGTGCAAACAGTGTATATCCGTGACCTTCTCTACTCTCTGCTAGATAGTGCCCGCTAGGCCGGAGTCATCCACACCCGCACCATCCACAGGAGCAACCCCTCATCTCAGCCACGCAAAAAGACAATACAACTACGATCCCTCTTCGCCGCTGGCGTGTCTACTCACTGGCCCTCGACTTGCACTGCACAATCACAACCCAGGCTTCTGGAGAATCGTACCTGCACGCACCCGCATCCAACGCATCGCGGAAGCAAACGTACGCGGCCGGCTTCACAACTTGTAGTCGGCTCGACGCAGGGCGTCGTTCTAGGCTGGCGTTGCGCGGCGTTCGTGATTTGGATTGGAGTCGTCTCCcactgactgactgaccaATTGACTGACTCGCTCACTGACTCACCGACTtgctgactgactgactgggTTCAACGAGACGCAATGGGATATAGGAATCTCGTATGTGAATCTCGTATGTCGTGTGTAACGTCCGACGACATGGGACGAGTCGTATTCCAGTTCGGTGCCGTAGCTTCCGTCGTGGATTCATCCGTCAAGTCGCTTGATTCCTCACCGCTGCGTGGGAcggagggggggggggggggtggAGTTAGCGCTTTGAATGTCGTGCACTCCGCTGTCGGCGGTGTGTTGTGTCGGTCAGTGGTCGCGTTGGTATCTGTATCGCTTTGTAAGGTGATGGGCTAAGAGCCCTGTAGTGGGAAAGCAGAGGCTGGAGTATTGCATCGGTGTAGGAGATTGTTGAACTTGTTAACGTCAACATTGGTGAGTGTTTCCGGAGAGATTGGACCTGCTCAAGGCCGAACGCTAGGCCGTTGAAGCATCACAGACCAAGGCGGCAACGTCGATTGCAGTTGCCTCATCTCATTGAACATTGTAAACCAACGCGCTTGTCGCAACCAACTACATCAGCTCGAACGAAATCCACAATACCTCCTCGAAGCAACGAAGCATCTGTTCCCAGCCTTAACCCTAGTCACACCGTAGAACCCACAGGCCGTAGATGTTTCGAAAGCTTCTAGTCCACGCAAATCCATCGCAAGCGGAACTACCGCCGTCAACCCACCTTCCCTGGCTGCAAGTGAGCTGCCGCCCTTCCAGACCAGGCAGTGCCACGCGGGGCTGAATGCCCAGTCGACGGGAGAGAGATGCTAGCGCCGGCCGCTCTGCTCCGGAAGTTCCTGATACGACCTACTGCGTCTGACGTTGTATCAGCGCAGGCGGGGCTGCGTGGGATGGCGCCGTGACGGAGAGGGCGAGGTGGTGTTGTGACGAACTCCTCAGTGCCGGTGTGTTGTGCAAGAGACGGCAACTAAACTCACAGCTGATATGCTTCCAAGGGCTGGTTTAGCTGAACCGAGGGAGAATCCGTGGTCGTGTTGATGCCTTGACCTTATCGTTGAGGTGGCAACTTCGCCGCACAGAGATGCCGGTGGTGAACCATGCTTGCGGGACTTCGAGGCGCGTCGTTGCACCTGAGGCGAGGACACTCTACTAGTCCTACTCCCGTTGTCTTACCATGCCATCACAAGATTGAAACATACAGCAGCAAGAGCTGCTCGTACGCAAGGGGAAAAAATCGCTGAGGTGCTGTGTGGCTGAGGTGCTGTCTGGCTAGAAGAAGCCAATATGACCTTTTCCATACAAAAAGTGCTAGCCCAGAATAGTTCAAGCAGCGCCAGTCAGAGCCTTTCTACGGATCGGCCGATACTGTTCCAATGCAGATGCTAGAAACGATACAACATATAACCGCTTCTTCTGTTCTGGAAACTTCAACAAACATACCATGCTGAGCCTAGCTAACTCCAAGTCTTCCCTCTGCACAACAAAGCCCCACGTCATTCATCGCCATACTGTTCGTTGATCTCGGCGCTGTACCTTGCAAACCGGCTCCTTTCTCTCAACGGCCCTCCGTACCTCAAAAACACATACGGCGTTATGCAGAAGACGGTAGCGACAGCCGCCAGGATGGAGCCCGCGACATTACCCCCGAGTTCTGAGAACATGGGATACGCGAAGAGAGGCATGAGGCCCGAGACCAGTGCGCGGAAGAAGGCAAGACCCGCGAGACCCGAGGAGGCGTAGATGGTGTACGAGTCGGCCAGGTAGCCGCTCAGCGTGTAGGCAAACTCGTTCGCCGCGAATCCTATGCCGACGAGGCCGGTCATGGACACGGCCCAATGGGTGTGCGCTCGTGGGGGGATCGTCCAGGAAAACAGCCACAAGCTGCATGCTAGCACGGGTGCTGCGATGACGAAGCCGTAGATTTTGTCTTCCGGGTTTGTTCGCTGATTGCGCAGCTTTTTTTGCTTGCTCTGGCGGACCTCCCACATCCGAGGCAGGATGCTGAGCGGGATCCCCAGCGCAATGGCGATGAATGCTAGTGACGTCGTTGTTTCGGACCAGCCGTAGAGCGAGTAGACAACGGAGAGGGATTCTGTGAAGAGGTATACCAAGCCCCATGATGTGGCGCTCAAGAGAGAAACCAGCACCACGATGGGTTCTGTGGCGACGAGACGTGCTGGTCGTAGGAGGACCAGTTCCACCAGCGCACGCGCGTTCGGGACAGCGTCGGGGTTGTGGCGCGACTCCAACTTCTCGTGGTACTCTTTCTCTAACTCGCCGATCTTTTGTGATAGCAGTTTCGTTGATCGGCTTTCGCGGATCATGAAGAGTAGTAGAAGCAGTACGGTGGTGACCATGGCTGAAGTATAGTATATCCAGCGCCTAGTATTCTTGCTCAGCACTCCACACAACGCTTCGAGTTGGATAGCTTGCACTACTCACCAACCTATCGTATCCGCCAAGTAGGCTCCGTAAACGGGGCCAATGGTAAGGCCAAGGGTGGTTGTGCTGTTCCAGACCAGTATCATCCACACACGATGTGTGCCCGCGTACAGGTCCTGCACACTCCCAGCGATGACGACCGATGGTGCCGCAGAAGCAAACCCACACATGAAGCGACCGACGAATACGCCGGCTGCTGAAGGCACAACTCCCGTGATGAGCGAGCCAATGCTAAACGCCGCGCACGAGTAAAGGTAGGGTTTCCGTCGCCCAAACGATTCAGAAAAGGGCGGTACTAGGAGGCCCCCGATGGCTTGCCCTATTTGGTACCTTTAGAGAGTCAATTGGGGCCCCCCTATACGTACAGGTACGGTAAGACTGCACTTGCATGAACACAAACGCAACCAAAGCCACTCCCCGGGTGAGATGGTACTCTTGCATGGCCGCAGTAGCAGCAGAGGGCTGACGGAGTCAGCTACATTCACACGAACAAACTGACGGTCTGTGTACCCCGGTAGTGCTGATTACGGTTCTACACTCCATCAGTGGCATGTCATGTGACAGAAACGGGGCTGAACTCAACGTGTAAAACTCGAAGAAAACGATCATGGTCGCGTCGTAGCATTTTCGGTATGACGACCAGTTTCGGGGATACTGGGTGTGGTCTTTTTGCCATTCTACGTGGTTGGATGCTGTTCTGCGTAGTCCCGACTCGTCGATGGCGGTGCTTATGCTGTCTGGCTTGTCGGAATCCATGATGAGCATGATGCTATCTCGTGAGGAAGCACAGGGAAGACTGTGACGGTATGATGTTGAGGTTACATAGGGGTGTATTTCCCTTTTAACGAAGCAGTCTTTCTCGTTTCATGCACGACAAGTGCCGTTGGGTAGCAGAGCATGATATCGGGACTGGCAGTCGACCCACTACCTAGACTCAGGCTGGGAAAGTCGCTTGTCGCGTTTTGAGAAGGTAGTACAAGCACTGTCGCCCGGTCGCACAGTTTCCAGAGTGTTCATTGGTAAGCTTAGTCAGTTGTTGGACTACCACAGCCTCGTTCTGCGCGCTCCCGTCTCCGCAGAGCCAAACTGAGGTACGGGTACTACTAAGACTTATGCCGAGCAGGCTATTGTAAAGATAATGCATGCTGTTCAATAAAGCTATGTAGGGCGGCTGACTGGTGAGATAAGCGCTAAGAATGTCTAAAGAAGGGACGATTGGTGGGCAGGCCATGTACGGCGCAGGTCCTCAAATAAGCACCATCGTAAGTGGTCTGTATCCTCCTGCACCACGCTTCTCCATACTGAAAGTCTACAGGATGATATAAATTGATATGTCGCTCACCCGTGTACCTCAGGGTTTGAGCGGGGGATCTGGAGCGAGGAAATACCAAGCTAATCACGCTCATCACAATGCTGCTTCTAGACCCAGGACGAAGCGATACGCTGCAGCAACACCCAGTTGTCGTTCATGACACTTTTCAAATACAGAAAACGTTTGCGGAGCCTGCAATGGACGAGACAAATGCAATGCAAGATTCTCGAGACCTTCGATCTCACAAGCAATCACGCAAAGAAGATGCAATAGAACAGCTTCTAAAGGACCACACCGAGTTCATCGCGTGGAACTCGGCAGGCCCAGCAGTAAGCGATTTCAGGAGTATGTTTCCAGCAAGACTATAGCCATGATGTATGCAATACTCATTTCCACTCACAGGCGATGTAGTCACGACGCCCTCCCTACGGATGCTAGCCGCGATTGTGAACACCACACTCCGAGACGATGTTTTCCGCGAGGACACCACTACCATGGATCTCGAGTCCGACATGGCCGCGAGGTGCGGTCAAGCGGCCGGTCTCTTCGTCATCACGGGAACAATGGCCAACCAGCTAGCCCTACGCACCCTCTTAACGCAGCCCCCTCACGCGATTCTCGCGGACGCCCGGGCTCACATCCTCACCCACGAAGCTGGAGGTCCGGCGTTCATGAGCGGCGCGATGGTACAAGCAGTTGTGCCCTCGAATGGGAAGTATCTGACAGTGGAGGACATCGAGGCCAGCGCTGTGCTCTCGGACAATGTTCACAGGTGCCCGACACGGGTCATCGCTTTGGAGAACACGATCGGGGGGTGCATCGTACCGCTCTCTGAGATGATCAAGATCAGCCGATGGGCGCGTAAAAACGGCGTAAAAATCCACCTAGACGGCGCAAGGCTCTTCGAAGCCGTGGCTGCAGGGGCGGGGAGTCTGCGGACGTATTGTCAACTTGTCGACACCGTCACTGTAGACTTTAGCAAAAACCTGGGGGCCCCGATGGGAGCCATGCTGCTTGGCAACAGCGAGCACATTGCACAAGCCAGATGGATAAGAAAGAGCATCGGAGGCGGTATGAGGCAGGCAGGCGTTCTGAGTGCCGCTGCAAGAGTCGCCGTGGAAGAGCAGTTTGGCCCTGGTGAACATGGCGACGCAGGGAAGCTCAGAGAGGTCCATCGAGCCGCCAAGCAGGTGGGAGAGATGTGGCAGAGCAGGGGCGGTAAGCTCACCAAAGACATTGAGACCAACCAAGTGTGGATTGATCTTCGGGTGTTGGGGATTTCAAGTGAGGAATGGAATGACATTGGCAAGAGTCAAGGCATCAGCTTGGATGGTCCCCGGATAGTACTGCACCACCAAATTGCAGCCGAAGCTATACACCGGTTAGGACGGGCATTTGACATTGTCATGTCACGTGCTGCTGAGCGCAAAGACAAGTCATAGTTGAGGAGTCTTTTCAATCTGATATCCGGGACTCTATGACCTAGTTTCGTATAAGAGCAATCGAACGCGCTACAATATCTACGTGTTTGCAGTGCAAACCGACGCATCGACTGTTGGTGTAGTTGGAAAGAACCCTAAGAAGCTAACACAAGCCTTTCACACTACGATGTAGATACTC includes the following:
- a CDS encoding Low-specificity L-threonine aldolase, coding for MDETNAMQDSRDLRSHKQSRKEDAIEQLLKDHTEFIAWNSAGPAVSDFRSDVVTTPSLRMLAAIVNTTLRDDVFREDTTTMDLESDMAARCGQAAGLFVITGTMANQLALRTLLTQPPHAILADARAHILTHEAGGPAFMSGAMVQAVVPSNGKYLTVEDIEASAVLSDNVHRCPTRVIALENTIGGCIVPLSEMIKISRWARKNGVKIHLDGARLFEAVAAGAGSLRTYCQLVDTVTVDFSKNLGAPMGAMLLGNSEHIAQARWIRKSIGGGMRQAGVLSAAARVAVEEQFGPGEHGDAGKLREVHRAAKQVGEMWQSRGGKLTKDIETNQVWIDLRVLGISSEEWNDIGKSQGISLDGPRIVLHHQIAAEAIHRLGRAFDIVMSRAAERKDKS